One Brassica napus cultivar Da-Ae chromosome A5, Da-Ae, whole genome shotgun sequence DNA window includes the following coding sequences:
- the LOC106418220 gene encoding ISWI chromatin-remodeling complex ATPase CHR11-like yields the protein MAKFSNRDDAYSSEEDEEHVENNAGEEEDEEELEAVARSSDSDEEAVPEESPVSDEEIAPIEDDYEDEEDDEKVEIGKREKARLREMQKVKKQKLQEMLESQNASIDADMNNKGKGRLKFLLQQTELFAHFAKGDASSSSQKKVKGRGRHASKVTEEEEDEEYLKEEEGGSAASGNTRLLTQPSCIQGKMRDYQLAGLNWLIRLYENGINGILADEMGLGKTLQTISLLAYLHEYRGISGPHMVVAPKSTLGNWMNEIRRFCPVLRAVKFLGNPEERRHIREDLLVAGKFDVCVTSFEMAIKEKTALRRFSWRYIIIDEAHRIKNENSLLSKTMRLFSTNYRLLITGTPLQNNLHELWALLNFLLPEVFSSAETFDEWFQISGENDQQEVVQQLHKVLRPFLLRRLKSDVEKGLPPKKETILKVGMSQMQKQYYKALLQKDLEALNAGGERKRLLNIAMQLRKCCNHPYLFQGAEPGPPYTTGDHLITNAGKMVLLDKLLPKLKERDSRVLIFSQMTRLLDILEDYLMYRGYLYCRIDGNTGGDDRDASIEAYNKPGSEKFVFLLSTRAGGLGINLATADVVILYDSDWNPQVDLQAQDRAHRIGQKKEVQVFRFCTESAIEEKVIERAYKKLALDALVIQQGRLAEQKTVNKDELLQMVRYGAEMVFSSKDSTITDEDIDRIIAKGEEATAELDAKMKKFTEDAIQFKMDDSADFYDFDDDNKDENKLDFKKIVGDNWNDPPKRERKRNYSEAEYYKQTLRQGAPSKPKEPRIPRMPQLHDFQFFNIQRLTELYEKEVRYLMQTHQKNQLKDTVEEEEPEGGDPLTAEEVEEKEALLEEGFSTWNKRDFNSFLRACEKYGRNDITSIASEMEGKTEEEVERYAQVFRERYKELNDYDRIIKNIERGEARISRKDEIMKALGKKLDRYRNPWLEMKIQYGQNKGKLYNEECDRFMICMIHKLGYGNWDELKAAYRTSPLFRFDWFVKSRTSQELARRCDTLIRLIEKENQELDERERQARKEKKLAKSATPSKRPLGGPSESPSSLKKRKHLR from the exons ATGGCGAAGTTTTCGAATCGCGACGACGCGTACTCCTCCGAGGAGGACGAAGAGCATGTCGAGAACAACGCGGGGGAAGAGGAGGACGAGGAGGAGCTCGAGGCCGTCGCTCGGTCTTCTGATTCCGACGAGGAGGCTGTTCCCGAGGAATCTCCAGTCTCCGACGAGGAGATCGCCCCGATCGAGGATGATTACGAG GACGAGGAAGACGATGAGAAGGTTGAGATCGGCAAGCGTGAGAAAGCTAGGCTGAGGGAGATGCAGAAGGTGAAGAAGCAGAAGCTTCAGGAGATGCTGGAGTCTCAGAACGCTTCCATTGATGCTGATATG AACAATAAGGGGAAAGGGAGGCTGAAGTTTCTTCTGCAGCAAACTGAGTTGTTTGCGCATTTTGCTAAAGGCGatgcgtcttcttcttctcagaaGAAGGTGAAAGGAAG GGGTCGTCATGCTTCCAAAGTAActgaagaggaggaagatgagGAGTATTTGAAGGAGGAAGAGGGTGGCTCAGCTGCATCTGGGAACACGAGGTTGCTCACCCAGCCGTCTT GTATTCAGGGGAAGATGAGAGATTATCAATTAGCTGGTTTAAACTGGCTCATCCGGCTGTATGAGAATGGCATTAATGGGATTCTTGCTGATGAAATG GGTCTGGGGAAGACACTTCAAACGATTTCTTTGTTGGCCTACCTTCATGAATACAGAGGAATCAGTGGACCTCATATGGTAGTTGCACCAAAGTCAACCCTTGGTAACTGGATGAACGAAATTCGCCGGTTTTGTCCTGTCTTGCGTGCTGTGAAGTTCCTTGGTAATCCTGAGGAAAGG AGACATATTCGCGAGGATCTGCTAGTTGCTGGGAAATTTGATGTATGCGTCACAAGCTTTGAGATGGCCATCAAAGAGAAGACAGCACTGCGTCGCTTTAGTTGGCGTTACATTATCATCGATGAAGCGCATCGAATCAAGAATGAAAATTCACTTCTTTCGAAAACGATGAGACTTTTTAGCACCAACTATCGGCTTCTTATCACGGGAACCCCCCTTCAG AATAATCTCCATGAACTGTGGGCTCTTCTGAACTTTCTTCTGCCTGAGGTCTTCAGTTCAGCAGAGACTTTTGATGAATGGTTTCAAATTTCTGGCGAGAATGACCAGCAGGAAGTTGTCCAACAACTTCATAAG GTCCTTCGACCATTTCTTCTACGGAGACTTAAGTCAGATGTTGAGAAAGGTTTGCCACCAAAGAAGGAGACGATACTTAAAGTTGGCATGTCTCAGATGCAAAAACAGTACTACAAGGCTTTACTGCAGAAGGATCTTGAAGCGCTTAATGCGGGTGGAGAACGCAAACGTCTGCTAAACATTGCAATGCAACTGCGTAAATGCTGTAATCACCCTTATCTCTTCCAGGGTGCAGAGCCTGGTCCGCCATATACCACAGGGGATCACCTGATAACAAATGCTG GTAAGATGGTCCTTTTGGATAAATTGCTTCCTAAGTTGAAGGAACGTGATTCGAGGGTGCTGATATTTTCTCAG ATGACAAGACTTTTGGATATTCTTGAGGATTACTTAATGTATCGTGGCTATCTATATTGCCGTATTGATGGAAATACTGGTGGTGATGACCGAGACGCCTCCATAGAAGCCTACAACAAGCCAGGAAGCgagaaatttgttttcttgttatCTACTAGAGCAGGAGGGCTTGGTATCAATCTTGCTACTGCAGATGTTGTAATTCTCTATGATAGTGACTG GAATCCTCAAGTCGACTTGCAAGCTCAGGATCGTGCCCATAGGATTGGTCAAAAGAAAGAAGTTCAAGTGTTCCGGTTCTGCACTGAG TCTGCTATTGAGGAGAAAGTGATTGAGAGAGCTTACAAGAAGTTGGCGCTTGATGCTCTGGTTATTCAACAAGGAAGATTGGCAGAGCAGAAGA CTGTCAATAAGGATGAGTTGCTTCAAATGGTAAGATATGGTGCGGAGATGGTGTTCAGTTCTAAAGATAGCACAATCACAGACGAGGATATTGATAGAATCATTGCGAAAGGAGAAGAGGCAACAGCTGAACTTGATGCCAAAATGAAGAAATTCACAGAAGATGCTATACAGTTTAAAATGGATGACA GTGCTGACTTCTATGATTTTGATGATGACAATAAG gATGAGAACAAGCTCGATTTTAAAAAGATTGTGGGCGACAACTGGAATGATCCACCGAAGCGGGAGAGAAAGCGCAA CTACTCTGAAGCTGAATACTATAAGCAAACGTTGCGTCAAGGTGCTCCATCTAAACCTAAAGAGCCTAGAATTCCGCGAATGCCCCAGTT GCACGATTTCCAGTTCTTCAACATTCAGAGATTGACTGAGCTGTATGAAAAGGAAGTACGCTATCTCATG CAAACACATCAGAAAAATCAGTTGAAAGACACAgttgaggaagaagaaccagAAG GTGGAGATCCCTTAACTGCTGAAGAAGTAGAAGAAAAGGAAGCTTTACTGGAGGAG GGTTTCTCAACATGGAACAAAAGAGACTTCAATAGTTTCCTGAGGGCTTGTGAGAAGTACGGCCGGAACGACATCACGAGCATTGCCTCTGAGATGGAAGGTAAAACAGAGGAAGAAGTTGAAAGATATGCCCAAGTATTCAGAGAGCGATACAAGGAGCTGAACG ATTACGATAGAATCATTAAGAACATTGAGAGGGGAGAGGCAAGAATCTCCAGGAAAGATGAAATCATGAAAGCCTTGGGGAAGAAACTGGATCGCTACAGAAACCCGTGGCTGGAAATGAAGATTCAGTATGGTCAAAACAAAGGGAAGCTGTACAACGAAGAATGCGACCGTTTCATG ATCTGCATGATTCACAAACTTGGGTATGGGAACTGGGATGAGCTAAAGGCAGCGTACAGGACATCGCCTTTGTTTAGGTTTGACTGGTTTGTGAAATCCCGCACCAGTCAGGAACTTGCTAGAAGGTGCGACACTCTGATTCGACTGATTGAAAAGGAGAACCAAGAGTtggatgagagagagaggcaagCCCGTAAAGAGAAGAAGCTCGCAAAG AGTGCAACACCATCAAAGCGACCTTTAGGAGGACCAAGCGAGAGCCCTTCATCGTTGAAGAAGCGAAAGCATCTTAGATGA